One genomic window of Sardina pilchardus chromosome 15, fSarPil1.1, whole genome shotgun sequence includes the following:
- the elovl8b gene encoding ELOVL fatty acid elongase 8b encodes MASAWEKFESFHRWILENGDKRTDPWLLVYSPMPVICVFLFYLGVIWIGPRLMKNREPVDLKVVLIVYNFAMVLLSIYMFHEFLMASWLANYSYLCQPVDYSTSPLAMRMASACWWFFFSKVIELSDTIFFILRKKNNQLTFLHVYHHGTMIFNWWAGVKYLAGGQSFFIGLLNTFVHIVMYSYYGLAALGPHMQKYLWWKRYLTSLQLMQFVLLTIHTTYNLYADCDFPDAMNVVVCTYLLSLIVLFSNFYYQSYVTRKSKKS; translated from the exons ATGGCTTCGGCATGGGAGAAATTTGAATCGTTCCATCGGTGGATTTTGGAGAATGGAG atAAAAGGACAGATCCGTGGCTGCTGGTGTATTCTCCTATGCCAGTCATCTGCGTATTTCTCTTTTATCTCGGTGTGATATGGATTGGACCCAGGCTGATGAAGAACAGAGAGCCTGTTGATCTCAAAGTTGTTCTCATTGTCTACAACTTTGCAATGGTGCTTCTCTCCATTTATATGTTTCACGAG TTTCTGATGGCATCCTGGTTAGCTAACTACAGCTACCTCTGTCAACCAGTAGACTACAGCACCAGTCCTCTGGCCATGCGG ATGGCCAGTGCGTGCTGGTGGTTCTTCTTCTCCAAAGTCATCGAGCTTAGTGACACG ATCTTTTTCATCTTGAGGAAAAAGAACAACCAGCTAACCTTCCTGCATGTGTATCACCACGGCACGATGATCTTCAACTGGTGGGCTGGGGTGAAGTATCTTGCTGGTGGGCAAT cTTTCTTCATAGGTCTTCTGAACACCTTTGTGCACATTGTGATGTACTCTTACTATGGGCTGGCTGCGCTGGGACCTCATATGCAGAAGTACCTGTGGTGGAAGCGATATCTTACATCACTACAGCTG ATGCAGTTTGTCCTGTTGACCATCCACACCACCTACAACCTGTATGCGGACTGTGATTTCCCCGATGCCATGAATGTAGTGGTGTGCACGTACCTGCTGAGTCTCATTGTGCTCTTCAGCAACTTCTATTACCAGAGCTACGTCACCCGGAAGAGCAAGAAGTCATAG